The following are from one region of the Variovorax sp. V213 genome:
- a CDS encoding DUF805 domain-containing protein — protein MDFQTAVKTCFSKYADFNGRASRSEYWWFVLAELIVLIVASLIHQYVYVIAALGFLLPALAVGARRLHDIGKSGWLQLLMIVPLVNLVLIYFYVQPSQPETNPHGVPAT, from the coding sequence ATGGACTTTCAAACAGCGGTCAAGACCTGTTTCAGCAAATACGCCGATTTCAATGGGCGTGCGTCGCGTTCGGAGTACTGGTGGTTCGTGCTGGCCGAGCTCATCGTTCTGATTGTGGCGAGCCTGATCCACCAGTACGTGTACGTCATCGCGGCACTGGGCTTTTTGCTGCCCGCACTGGCCGTGGGCGCGCGCCGCCTGCACGACATCGGCAAGAGCGGCTGGCTCCAGCTGCTGATGATCGTTCCGCTCGTCAACCTGGTGCTGATCTATTTCTACGTGCAGCCATCGCAGCCCGAGACCAACCCGCACGGGGTGCCCGCGACCTGA
- the tal gene encoding transaldolase: MNQLDALRQWTTVVADTGDFKQLSISKPQDATTNPSLILKAVQKPEYRPLLDEAVKNHAGKPLDEVIDRLLVRFGAEILSIIPGRVSTEVDARLSFDTAATIARGERIVALYKAEGIDTERRLLIKVASTWEGIQAARALEQKGIRTNLTLLFSFAQAVACADAGVQLISPFVGRIYDWYKKSAGAKWDEAASAGANDPGVKSVREIFNYYKQHGIKTEVMGASFRNVGQIQALAGCDLLTISPELLAELAANSDPLEHALDAAKAAAAADVQKLSYDEASFRFALNEDAMATEKLAEGIRAFAADAVKLERIMQESGK, from the coding sequence ATGAATCAACTCGATGCTCTCCGCCAATGGACCACCGTGGTCGCCGATACCGGTGACTTCAAGCAACTCAGCATTTCCAAGCCGCAGGACGCGACCACCAATCCGTCGCTCATCCTGAAGGCAGTGCAGAAGCCCGAGTACCGGCCGCTGCTCGACGAAGCCGTCAAGAACCATGCGGGCAAGCCGCTGGACGAGGTCATCGACCGCCTGCTGGTGCGTTTCGGCGCCGAAATCCTCTCGATCATTCCAGGCCGCGTGTCGACCGAGGTCGATGCCCGCCTCTCGTTCGACACCGCCGCCACCATTGCGCGCGGCGAGCGCATCGTGGCGCTCTACAAGGCCGAAGGCATCGACACCGAGAGGCGCCTGCTGATCAAGGTGGCCTCGACCTGGGAAGGCATCCAGGCGGCGCGTGCACTCGAGCAAAAGGGCATCCGCACCAATTTGACGCTGCTGTTCTCGTTCGCGCAGGCGGTTGCCTGCGCAGACGCCGGCGTGCAGCTCATTTCGCCTTTCGTGGGGCGCATCTACGACTGGTACAAGAAGTCGGCCGGCGCCAAATGGGACGAGGCCGCCAGCGCGGGCGCAAACGATCCGGGCGTCAAGTCGGTGCGAGAAATCTTCAACTACTACAAGCAGCACGGCATCAAGACCGAGGTGATGGGCGCGAGCTTCCGCAATGTGGGACAGATCCAGGCCCTGGCTGGCTGCGACCTGCTGACCATCAGCCCCGAATTGCTGGCCGAACTGGCCGCGAACAGCGACCCGCTCGAACACGCGCTCGACGCCGCCAAGGCCGCCGCCGCGGCGGATGTGCAGAAGCTGAGCTACGACGAGGCAAGCTTCCGCTTTGCGCTGAACGAAGACGCCATGGCCACCGAGAAGCTCGCCGAAGGCATCCGCGCCTTCGCGGCCGACGCCGTGAAGCTCGAAAGAATCATGCAGGAAAGCGGCAAGTAA
- a CDS encoding ABC transporter ATP-binding protein — protein sequence MSNGIEFRNVTKRYGTDKNGPMAVKGISFEVPVGTLTTILGPSGCGKTTTLRMIAGLESPTSGSILMGERDVTTLGPAERNVSMMFQSYALFPHMNVIENVGYGLRMSGVKKDQATSRARDALKGVGLVGFDDRLPSELSGGQQQRVALARALVLEPAVLLFDEPLSNLDARLRREMREEIRALQQRLKLTVAYVTHDQSEALAVSDQIIVMDHGVIAQRGTPEQLYGRPESEFVAGFMGEAMVFPAVAQADGSVVLGPLRLQPRYAVAPGTVKVAVRPEAWEIGAAEASGGLSATLRKAAYLGSFYEYGFDTSLGPVFVVSTDLSRPLAAGAQVTLSLAAHGVSVVPGA from the coding sequence ATGAGCAACGGCATCGAGTTTCGCAACGTCACCAAGCGCTACGGCACCGACAAGAACGGGCCGATGGCCGTCAAGGGCATCAGCTTCGAGGTGCCGGTCGGCACGCTCACCACCATCCTCGGCCCCTCGGGATGCGGCAAGACGACCACGCTGCGCATGATCGCGGGGCTCGAATCGCCCACTTCGGGTTCGATCCTCATGGGGGAGCGCGATGTCACCACGCTGGGCCCGGCCGAGCGCAACGTGAGCATGATGTTCCAGAGCTATGCGCTGTTCCCGCATATGAACGTGATCGAGAACGTGGGCTACGGCCTGCGCATGAGCGGCGTGAAGAAGGACCAGGCCACCTCGCGGGCGCGCGATGCGCTCAAGGGCGTGGGGCTGGTCGGCTTCGACGATCGCCTGCCCAGCGAACTCTCGGGCGGCCAGCAGCAGCGCGTGGCACTGGCGCGCGCGCTGGTGCTGGAGCCGGCGGTGCTGCTGTTCGACGAACCGCTGTCCAACCTCGACGCCCGCCTGCGGCGCGAAATGCGCGAGGAGATCCGCGCGCTTCAGCAGCGCCTGAAGCTCACGGTGGCCTACGTCACGCACGACCAGAGCGAGGCCCTCGCCGTGAGCGACCAGATCATCGTCATGGACCACGGTGTGATCGCCCAGCGCGGCACGCCCGAGCAACTCTACGGCCGGCCCGAGAGTGAATTCGTTGCCGGCTTCATGGGCGAGGCGATGGTTTTTCCGGCCGTGGCGCAGGCCGATGGCAGCGTGGTGCTGGGCCCGCTGCGCCTGCAGCCGCGCTATGCGGTGGCACCAGGCACGGTGAAGGTGGCGGTGCGGCCCGAGGCCTGGGAAATCGGCGCCGCAGAGGCCTCAGGCGGGCTATCCGCCACGCTGCGCAAGGCGGCCTACCTCGGCAGCTTCTACGAATACGGCTTCGACACGTCGCTCGGGCCGGTCTTCGTGGTGTCGACCGATCTTTCGCGGCCCCTTGCGGCGGGCGCGCAGGTCACGCTGTCGCTGGCGGCGCATGGCGTCAGCGTGGTGCCCGGCGCATGA
- a CDS encoding lipocalin family protein, translated as MPCRHRTAVPAAANRAPFNDRHTSAAIGTLATAFVVGGVATWIALGAGRTARAQLAGPADGAPLMRAPLQVVAPVDIQRYAGIWHEQARLPNRFQKQCAGPVTAEYIPQPDGTVQVRNRCVRPDGNFDEAVGTARVVPVAGQPGAGRLEVRFAPSWLGWLPLVWGDYWILKLDRDYQVALVGTPDREYLWVLSRAPRLEDAALQAELDYAASLGFDTAKVVLTGR; from the coding sequence ATGCCTTGCCGACATCGCACCGCAGTGCCCGCCGCTGCAAACCGCGCTCCTTTCAACGACCGCCACACCAGCGCCGCCATCGGTACGCTGGCCACCGCCTTCGTCGTCGGCGGCGTGGCCACCTGGATCGCCCTGGGTGCGGGGCGCACCGCGCGTGCGCAGCTGGCCGGCCCCGCCGACGGCGCTCCCCTGATGCGCGCGCCGCTGCAGGTGGTGGCGCCGGTCGATATCCAGCGCTATGCCGGCATCTGGCACGAACAGGCCCGCTTGCCAAACCGCTTCCAGAAGCAGTGCGCCGGCCCGGTCACCGCCGAGTACATACCCCAGCCCGACGGCACGGTGCAGGTGCGGAACCGCTGCGTGCGGCCCGATGGGAACTTCGACGAGGCCGTGGGCACGGCCCGCGTGGTGCCGGTCGCGGGTCAGCCCGGGGCGGGCCGGCTCGAAGTGCGCTTTGCGCCGTCATGGCTCGGCTGGCTGCCGCTGGTGTGGGGCGACTACTGGATCCTGAAGCTCGACCGCGATTACCAGGTGGCGCTGGTCGGCACGCCCGATCGCGAATACCTGTGGGTTCTTTCGCGTGCGCCCCGGCTGGAAGACGCCGCGCTGCAGGCCGAGCTGGATTACGCCGCCAGCCTGGGGTTCGACACCGCCAAGGTCGTGCTCACCGGCCGATAG
- a CDS encoding carbohydrate ABC transporter permease codes for MNRLLPRALMAPAVLTLFLWMIVPLAMTLYFSFVNYNLMQPGERTFAGIENFHYFVTDPDFWPATWNTLMLIGSVIVITVVFGVLLALMVNEPFPGRGIVRVLLISPFFVMPAVNALLWKHMMMNPIYGVLADVWRFFGAQPVDWLTDVPLFSVIVMVAWQWLPFACLIFITSLQSLDREQMEAARMDGASAFQRFFYLTIPHLGRPMAVVIMIEMIFLLSVFAEIAITTNGGPGNESTNMTYLIFKQSLMNFDVGVASAGALFAVVLANIVAVFLIRIIGKNLD; via the coding sequence ATGAATCGACTCCTGCCCCGGGCCCTGATGGCGCCCGCCGTGCTCACGCTCTTCCTCTGGATGATCGTGCCGCTTGCGATGACGTTGTACTTCTCGTTCGTGAACTACAACCTCATGCAACCCGGCGAACGCACGTTCGCGGGCATCGAGAATTTTCACTACTTCGTCACCGATCCGGACTTCTGGCCCGCAACCTGGAACACGCTGATGCTGATCGGCAGCGTGATCGTCATCACGGTGGTGTTCGGCGTGCTGCTCGCACTGATGGTGAATGAGCCCTTTCCGGGCCGCGGCATCGTGCGCGTGCTGCTCATCTCGCCCTTCTTCGTCATGCCCGCGGTCAACGCGCTGCTGTGGAAGCACATGATGATGAACCCCATCTACGGCGTCCTGGCCGACGTGTGGCGCTTCTTCGGCGCGCAGCCCGTCGACTGGCTCACTGACGTGCCGCTGTTCTCCGTGATCGTCATGGTGGCCTGGCAGTGGCTGCCCTTCGCCTGCCTGATCTTCATCACCTCGCTGCAGTCGCTCGACCGCGAGCAGATGGAGGCCGCGCGCATGGACGGCGCGAGCGCATTCCAGCGCTTCTTCTACCTGACCATTCCGCACCTCGGCCGGCCGATGGCGGTGGTGATCATGATCGAGATGATCTTCCTGCTCAGCGTGTTCGCCGAGATCGCCATCACCACCAACGGCGGTCCGGGCAACGAGAGCACCAACATGACCTACCTGATCTTCAAGCAGTCGCTGATGAATTTCGACGTGGGCGTGGCTTCGGCCGGTGCGCTGTTCGCGGTGGTGCTGGCCAACATCGTGGCCGTGTTCCTGATCCGCATCATCGGCAAGAACCTCGATTGA
- a CDS encoding carbohydrate ABC transporter permease produces MQPSNFLPQLLRTAGAWAAALLLFFPLGWLFLTAFKTELQAIHVPPLFIFEPTLDNFSEVQRRSDYLLYARNSLVTSLGSTIIGLLIAAPAAYSMAFFRTKKTRDILMWMLSTKMMPAVGALVPIYVLAQTAGLLDSLTALTVVFTLSNLPIMVWMLYSAYKDIPNEILEAARMDGANLWTEFRHVVLPLSVGGLASTGLLCLVLSWNEAFWALNLSSAKAGTLATLIASYSSPEGLFWAKLSAASLMAIAPIVVFGWFSQKQLVQGLTFGAVK; encoded by the coding sequence ATGCAACCCAGCAATTTCCTCCCGCAACTGCTGCGCACCGCGGGCGCGTGGGCCGCGGCGCTGCTGCTGTTCTTTCCGCTCGGCTGGCTGTTCCTCACGGCCTTCAAGACCGAGCTGCAGGCGATCCATGTGCCGCCGCTCTTCATCTTCGAGCCCACGCTCGACAACTTCAGCGAAGTGCAGCGCCGCAGCGACTACCTGCTGTATGCGCGCAATTCGCTCGTCACCAGCCTGGGCTCGACGATCATCGGGCTGTTGATCGCGGCGCCCGCCGCGTACTCGATGGCCTTCTTCCGCACGAAGAAGACGCGCGACATCCTGATGTGGATGCTCTCCACCAAGATGATGCCGGCCGTCGGCGCGCTGGTGCCCATCTACGTGCTCGCGCAGACCGCGGGCCTGCTGGACTCGCTCACCGCACTCACGGTCGTGTTCACGCTGTCGAACCTGCCGATCATGGTGTGGATGCTCTACAGCGCCTACAAGGACATTCCGAACGAGATCCTCGAAGCCGCGCGCATGGACGGCGCGAACCTGTGGACCGAGTTCCGCCACGTCGTGCTGCCGCTCTCGGTGGGCGGCCTCGCATCGACCGGCTTGCTGTGCCTGGTGCTGAGCTGGAACGAGGCCTTCTGGGCGCTCAACCTCAGCTCGGCCAAGGCCGGCACGCTGGCCACGCTGATCGCCTCGTACTCCAGCCCCGAGGGCCTGTTCTGGGCCAAGCTGTCGGCCGCCTCGCTGATGGCCATTGCGCCCATCGTGGTGTTCGGCTGGTTCAGCCAGAAACAACTCGTCCAGGGCCTGACCTTCGGCGCCGTCAAGTAA
- a CDS encoding sugar ABC transporter substrate-binding protein, which yields MKRFLKAGLVLALAGTGLVSQAATELVIATVNNGHMIEMQKLTPFFEKANPDIKLKWVTLEEGTLRQRVTTDIATKGGQFDVMTIGLYETPIWSKKGWLQPIATDAAYDADDLLPAIRAGLSYEGKLYAAPFYGESSMLMYRKDLADKVGFQMPEQPTWAQVKELAGKIHDPKAGVYGMCLRGKPGWGDNMAFLTTLVNTNGGQWFDMQWKPQIDTKPWKDAINFYVDLMKAYGPPGASANSFNENLALFNEGKCGMWVDATIAASFISDPKQSKVADKVAFAQAPVAVTPKGANWLWTWNLAIPASSTKGAAAQTFVKWATSREYVNLVAKEHGWATVPTGTRKSTYANPEFQKVAKFAAAEKKAIDTANLSDSTLPKSPYVGVQYAAIPEFQAIGVAVGQQMSAALSGKVTVDQALKTSQTAAEREMKKAGYYK from the coding sequence ATGAAGCGTTTTCTGAAAGCGGGCCTCGTCCTCGCACTCGCCGGCACGGGGCTCGTGTCCCAGGCTGCCACCGAACTCGTGATCGCGACCGTCAACAACGGCCACATGATCGAGATGCAGAAGCTCACCCCCTTCTTCGAAAAAGCCAACCCCGACATCAAGCTCAAGTGGGTGACGCTCGAAGAAGGCACGCTGCGCCAGCGCGTCACGACCGACATCGCCACCAAGGGCGGCCAGTTCGACGTGATGACCATCGGCCTGTACGAGACGCCGATCTGGTCGAAGAAGGGCTGGCTCCAGCCCATTGCCACCGATGCCGCCTATGACGCCGACGACCTGCTGCCCGCCATCCGCGCCGGCCTGTCGTACGAGGGCAAGCTCTACGCCGCGCCGTTCTACGGCGAGAGCTCGATGCTCATGTACCGCAAGGACCTGGCCGACAAGGTCGGCTTCCAGATGCCCGAGCAGCCCACCTGGGCGCAGGTGAAGGAACTGGCCGGCAAGATCCACGATCCGAAGGCCGGCGTGTACGGCATGTGCCTGCGCGGCAAGCCGGGCTGGGGCGACAACATGGCCTTCCTGACCACGCTGGTCAACACCAACGGCGGCCAGTGGTTCGACATGCAGTGGAAGCCGCAGATCGACACCAAGCCCTGGAAGGACGCGATCAACTTCTACGTCGACCTGATGAAGGCCTACGGTCCACCCGGCGCGTCGGCCAACAGCTTCAACGAGAACCTCGCACTCTTCAACGAGGGCAAGTGCGGTATGTGGGTGGACGCGACCATCGCCGCCTCGTTCATCAGCGATCCGAAGCAGTCGAAGGTGGCCGACAAGGTGGCCTTCGCACAAGCCCCCGTGGCGGTCACGCCGAAGGGCGCCAACTGGCTGTGGACCTGGAACCTGGCCATTCCCGCCAGTTCGACCAAGGGCGCGGCCGCGCAGACCTTCGTGAAGTGGGCGACCTCCAGGGAGTACGTCAACCTGGTCGCCAAGGAGCATGGCTGGGCCACGGTGCCTACCGGCACGCGCAAGTCGACCTATGCGAACCCCGAGTTCCAGAAGGTCGCCAAGTTCGCCGCGGCCGAGAAGAAGGCCATCGACACCGCCAACCTCAGCGACAGCACGCTGCCCAAGTCGCCGTACGTGGGCGTGCAGTACGCGGCCATTCCCGAGTTCCAGGCCATCGGCGTGGCGGTGGGCCAGCAGATGAGCGCTGCGCTGTCGGGCAAGGTCACCGTCGACCAGGCATTGAAGACTTCGCAGACGGCGGCCGAGCGCGAGATGAAGAAGGCCGGGTACTACAAGTAA
- the pgi gene encoding glucose-6-phosphate isomerase, with translation MAMTLRCDRAPAWAQLQSYFETAGRQFDVRHAFVDDAGRFERFSQEAPHVFADLSKNLIDARAEELLLALATECGLEAHRDAMFAGEHINNTEDRAVLHTLLRAPAGAAVGSTAAELREVHATLDAMLAYAEAVRSDHTITDVVNIGIGGSDLGPQMAVLALAEFAAPGKRFHFVSNVDGHELAGVLRDLAPEHTLFLIASKTFTTAETMANALSARRWYGQSGGTDIAGHFAALTTNVEAAKQFGIDTTFGFWDWVGGRYSLWSAIGLPIALAIGAEGFRRLLAGAHAMDEHFRTAPLSQNLPVRLGLLDVWYRNFHGFTSRGIAPYHSALKRLPAYMQQLEMESNGKQVDASGAPLPASLGTSPVLWGEPGTNGQHAYFQMLHQGTDVIPLEFVAVRDAAHDLDGHHPKLLANALAQAQALMVGKLDAGGHKNFPGNRPSTFFVFEKLTPESLGAFLALYEHRVFTSGALWGINSFDQWGVELGKVLAKDIEPRLASGDITGLDASTAGLLKRLGTRA, from the coding sequence ATGGCCATGACTCTTCGCTGCGACCGCGCGCCCGCCTGGGCGCAACTGCAGAGTTACTTCGAAACGGCGGGCCGGCAGTTCGACGTGCGCCACGCCTTCGTCGACGACGCCGGGCGCTTCGAGCGCTTCAGCCAGGAGGCGCCGCATGTCTTTGCCGACCTGTCGAAGAACCTGATCGACGCGCGCGCCGAAGAACTGCTGCTCGCGCTGGCGACCGAGTGCGGGCTCGAAGCGCACCGCGACGCCATGTTTGCCGGCGAGCACATCAACAACACCGAAGACCGCGCCGTGCTGCACACGCTGCTTCGCGCACCGGCCGGCGCCGCAGTGGGCAGCACCGCGGCCGAACTGCGCGAAGTGCACGCCACGCTCGACGCGATGCTGGCGTACGCAGAGGCGGTGCGCAGCGACCACACCATCACCGACGTGGTCAATATCGGCATCGGCGGCTCCGACCTCGGTCCGCAGATGGCAGTGCTCGCGCTGGCCGAGTTCGCGGCGCCGGGCAAGCGCTTTCACTTCGTCTCGAACGTCGACGGCCATGAACTGGCCGGCGTGCTGCGCGACCTGGCGCCCGAGCACACGCTGTTCCTGATCGCGTCCAAGACCTTCACCACGGCCGAGACCATGGCCAATGCGCTCTCGGCCAGGCGCTGGTACGGGCAGTCGGGCGGTACCGACATCGCCGGCCACTTCGCCGCGCTTACCACCAACGTCGAGGCCGCGAAGCAGTTCGGCATCGACACCACCTTCGGTTTCTGGGACTGGGTGGGCGGCCGTTATTCGCTCTGGTCGGCCATCGGCCTGCCGATTGCGCTGGCCATCGGCGCCGAGGGCTTTCGCCGGTTGCTGGCGGGCGCGCACGCCATGGACGAACACTTCCGCACCGCGCCGCTGTCGCAGAACCTTCCGGTGCGGCTCGGCCTGCTCGACGTCTGGTACCGCAATTTCCACGGCTTCACGAGCCGCGGCATCGCGCCGTACCACAGCGCCTTGAAGCGCCTGCCGGCCTATATGCAGCAGCTCGAAATGGAGAGCAACGGCAAGCAGGTCGATGCAAGCGGCGCGCCGCTGCCCGCCAGCCTGGGCACCTCGCCCGTGCTCTGGGGCGAACCCGGCACCAACGGCCAGCACGCCTACTTCCAGATGCTGCACCAGGGCACCGACGTGATCCCGCTCGAATTCGTGGCGGTGCGCGATGCGGCCCACGACCTGGACGGCCACCACCCCAAGCTGCTGGCCAATGCGCTCGCGCAGGCGCAGGCGCTGATGGTCGGCAAGCTCGACGCCGGCGGCCACAAGAATTTTCCTGGCAACCGGCCGAGCACTTTCTTCGTGTTCGAGAAGCTCACGCCCGAATCGCTCGGCGCCTTTCTCGCGCTGTACGAGCACCGCGTGTTCACCAGCGGCGCGCTGTGGGGCATCAACAGCTTCGACCAGTGGGGCGTGGAACTGGGCAAGGTGCTCGCGAAAGACATCGAACCGCGCCTGGCGTCCGGCGACATCACGGGACTCGACGCCTCCACGGCAGGCCTGTTGAAACGGCTGGGTACCCGGGCCTGA
- a CDS encoding HAD family hydrolase — translation MNVVFDLGAVLLAWEPTRLVQTHLPEHAPTELAAAALGRALFHHDDWMCFDCGTRSLEDAIARMAQRLSLPAARLDAMLGTLGERLEPIPVTVELLEGLFARRDAGEALRLYYLSNMPAPYARALERRHGFMQRFDGGVFSGDVKFIKPEREIYELLAVRHALDPQQTVFIDDSAANVEAARAFGWHAIHCTHPAALAAQLARYLPAASSIGR, via the coding sequence ATGAACGTGGTTTTCGATCTTGGCGCCGTGCTGCTGGCATGGGAGCCCACCCGTCTGGTGCAGACCCATCTTCCCGAGCACGCCCCGACTGAGCTTGCTGCGGCGGCGCTGGGCCGGGCGCTTTTCCACCATGACGACTGGATGTGCTTCGACTGCGGCACGCGCTCGCTCGAAGACGCCATTGCGCGCATGGCCCAGCGCCTGTCGCTTCCGGCGGCGCGGCTCGACGCCATGCTCGGCACGCTGGGCGAGCGCCTGGAGCCGATTCCCGTCACTGTCGAGCTGCTCGAAGGGCTGTTCGCGCGGCGCGATGCCGGCGAGGCGCTGCGGCTCTACTACCTCTCGAACATGCCTGCACCCTATGCACGCGCCCTCGAACGCCGGCACGGCTTCATGCAGCGTTTCGATGGCGGCGTTTTCTCGGGCGACGTGAAGTTCATCAAGCCGGAGCGCGAAATCTACGAACTGCTGGCGGTGCGCCATGCGTTGGACCCGCAGCAAACGGTGTTCATCGACGATTCGGCGGCCAACGTGGAGGCCGCGCGCGCTTTCGGCTGGCATGCCATCCATTGCACCCACCCTGCCGCGCTGGCGGCGCAGCTGGCGCGCTACTTGCCGGCTGCTTCGTCTATCGGCCGGTGA
- a CDS encoding ABC transporter permease, which yields MGTVAAGAAPANPAAVASARRSQRWIWAWVALGFAAYVVLPWYAIQDSTWYEAVPQVFGQAEGANGLMQAATQGRSWLFIGLLGLAMCAIGAWLPAGRAQGRWLLAGGAIGAIGLAVAGFTIGARGWSFTALNTQFGELAVNQFGIGAGGFVALTALTLLAAFGIARLGLFKGDLFVAAAVIGCGVLMALFIAYPVSKALAGAFFDEDGRWSVTAFIARVFTERIWGLGCVAGGVRCGVAWNTLVLALLTAAGTTFLGTLMALMAERGSKRGQGALRVLALLPIITPPFVVGLGLILLFGRAGIVNQLLENVFGIEPTRWFYGMPGVLVAQLFAFTPIAFMIMRGVVQGIAPSLEEAAQMLRADRRRTFFTITLPLLKPGLANAFLVGFIESIADFGNPVVVGGQFSVLSTDIFFAIVGAQYDQGRAASLAWVLTIFALGVFALQRGVLGRQNYTTVSGKGDAGIAMALPDGVRRTIQCIALPWIAFTAVVYMFAFAGGFVQTWGRDYSFTLNHFKNAFALEWGQFGLVWAGTAWNSLITTLKLAGISAPITAALGLLIAWLLARNEFKGQGVFEFGALLAFAIPGTVLGVSYILAFNVPPFELTGTGLIIVLCFMFRNLPVGVRAGTAAFKQLDRSLDEASLMLRASTSQTLFKVVLPLLKPALVAALVYSFVRAMTTVSAVIFLVTAENELATTYIIGRVGNGDYGIALAYCTVLMILMSLAIALVQWVVGERKLGRRKAGVPMVAAPVVH from the coding sequence GTGGGCACCGTCGCTGCCGGCGCCGCGCCGGCCAATCCGGCCGCCGTGGCCTCGGCCCGGCGGTCGCAGCGCTGGATCTGGGCCTGGGTGGCGCTCGGCTTTGCGGCCTATGTGGTGCTGCCCTGGTATGCCATCCAGGATTCGACCTGGTACGAGGCCGTTCCACAGGTGTTCGGCCAGGCGGAGGGCGCCAACGGACTGATGCAGGCGGCCACGCAAGGACGCAGCTGGCTCTTCATCGGGCTTCTCGGTCTGGCGATGTGCGCCATCGGTGCCTGGCTGCCGGCCGGCCGGGCTCAAGGGCGCTGGCTGCTTGCGGGCGGCGCCATCGGCGCCATTGGCCTTGCCGTGGCAGGCTTCACCATCGGCGCACGCGGCTGGAGCTTCACGGCGCTCAACACGCAGTTCGGCGAGCTGGCCGTCAACCAGTTCGGCATCGGTGCGGGGGGCTTCGTGGCGCTCACCGCGCTCACGCTGCTGGCCGCCTTCGGCATCGCGCGGCTCGGGCTGTTCAAGGGCGACCTGTTCGTGGCTGCGGCGGTCATCGGCTGCGGCGTGCTGATGGCGCTGTTCATCGCCTATCCGGTGAGCAAGGCGCTGGCCGGTGCGTTCTTTGACGAAGACGGGCGGTGGTCGGTCACCGCGTTCATCGCGCGCGTGTTCACCGAGCGCATCTGGGGGCTGGGCTGCGTGGCGGGCGGGGTGCGCTGCGGCGTTGCCTGGAACACGCTCGTGCTGGCCTTGCTCACCGCCGCCGGCACCACCTTCCTGGGTACGCTGATGGCGTTGATGGCCGAGCGCGGCAGCAAGCGCGGGCAGGGCGCGCTGCGGGTGCTGGCGCTGCTGCCGATCATCACGCCGCCTTTCGTGGTGGGCCTGGGGCTCATCCTGCTGTTCGGCCGCGCGGGCATCGTCAACCAGCTGCTTGAGAACGTGTTCGGCATCGAGCCGACGCGCTGGTTCTACGGCATGCCGGGCGTGCTGGTGGCACAGCTCTTTGCGTTCACGCCTATTGCCTTCATGATCATGCGCGGGGTGGTGCAGGGCATTGCGCCCAGCCTCGAAGAGGCCGCGCAGATGTTGCGCGCCGACCGGCGCCGCACCTTCTTCACCATCACGCTGCCGCTGCTGAAGCCCGGGCTGGCCAATGCCTTCCTGGTGGGCTTCATCGAGAGCATTGCGGACTTCGGCAACCCAGTGGTGGTGGGGGGCCAGTTCTCTGTGCTGTCGACCGATATCTTCTTTGCCATTGTCGGCGCGCAGTACGACCAGGGCCGCGCCGCTTCGCTGGCGTGGGTGCTGACGATCTTCGCGCTCGGCGTGTTCGCGCTGCAGCGCGGCGTGCTCGGCAGGCAGAACTACACCACCGTGAGCGGCAAGGGCGACGCGGGTATTGCGATGGCGCTGCCCGACGGCGTACGCCGCACCATCCAGTGCATCGCATTGCCGTGGATCGCGTTCACCGCCGTGGTCTACATGTTCGCCTTCGCGGGCGGCTTCGTGCAGACCTGGGGCCGCGACTACAGCTTCACGCTCAACCACTTCAAGAACGCCTTTGCGCTCGAATGGGGGCAGTTCGGCCTGGTCTGGGCAGGCACGGCGTGGAACTCGCTGATCACCACGCTCAAGCTCGCGGGCATCTCGGCGCCGATCACCGCGGCGCTGGGGTTGCTCATTGCCTGGCTGCTGGCGCGCAACGAATTCAAGGGGCAGGGCGTTTTCGAATTTGGCGCATTGCTGGCCTTTGCCATTCCGGGCACGGTGCTCGGCGTGAGCTACATCCTGGCCTTCAATGTGCCACCGTTCGAGCTTACGGGCACCGGGCTCATCATCGTGCTGTGCTTCATGTTCCGGAACCTGCCGGTGGGCGTGCGGGCCGGCACGGCGGCTTTCAAGCAGCTCGACCGCTCGCTGGACGAAGCCTCGCTGATGCTGCGGGCCTCCACCTCGCAGACGCTTTTCAAGGTGGTGCTGCCGCTGCTCAAGCCGGCGCTGGTGGCTGCGCTGGTCTACAGCTTCGTGCGGGCCATGACGACGGTGAGCGCGGTGATCTTCCTGGTCACGGCCGAGAACGAACTGGCCACCACCTACATCATCGGCCGCGTGGGCAACGGCGACTACGGCATTGCGCTGGCCTACTGCACGGTGCTCATGATCCTGATGTCGCTGGCAATCGCGCTGGTGCAGTGGGTGGTCGGGGAGCGCAAGCTGGGGCGGCGCAAGGCGGGTGTGCCGATGGTGGCCGCGCCTGTGGTGCATTGA